Proteins encoded within one genomic window of Vanrija pseudolonga chromosome 3, complete sequence:
- the mis12 gene encoding Centromere protein mis12 — MPPRKSTGRRQSAAASASVLASVSFTAAAEAPPTKPPPQAPSPLASSSKHTLDDPPLVPESITWDYVPPVRVPQVYSDEDKERLVHELMQFSPVSLLYDIAEHAHQTAHNTVEGVEAWAVREARVRDAEAEASGVGDRGGSVDAHEREVEVGSHALETLLETHVDRAFDTFTAYALRNAFKVPDGVEVVMPWHKGIDFARAAHVAALPDGEGALVARLTDLRAQVEHARLVNHRLALAEAALDRRLEIAAHRRAQVGFIADSVRDAGLAPLPDKAEDVASALRALHDKLHPLDTPTPSTKPHAPELADGSTAWEAGRAAYLSWALGKALSSASDAPIGDKVDAAERAAHEVATKDEVDALAKIVQ; from the exons atgccgcccaGAAAGTCGACAGGAAGGAGACagtccgccgcggcgtcggcatcagTGCTAGCATCGGTATCGTtcacagcagcagccgagGCTCCACCGACCAAACCACCCCCACAAGCCCCCTCACccctcgcgtcgtcgtccaaacacacgctcgacgacccgcCCTTGGTGCCGGAATCCATAACGTGGGACTATGTCCCGCCCGTGCGCGTGCCGCAGGTGTACTctgacgaggacaaggagcgATTAGTGCACGAA CTGATGCAGTTCTCGCCCGTGTCCCTGCTGTACGAcatcgccgagcacgcgcaccaAACGGCACACAACACAGTCGAGGGCGTCGAAGCGTGGGCTGTGCGAGaagcgcgcgtgcgcgacgccgaggcggaagcgagcggcgtcggcgaccgcgggGGATCCGTTGACGCGCACGAACGCGAGGTCGAAGTCGGGTCGCAtgcgctcgagacgctgctcgAGACGCACGTCGACCGCGCGTTCGACACGTTCACGGCGTACGCGCTGCGTAATGCGTTCAAGGTGCCcgacggggtcgaggtggtgatg CCATGGCACAAGGGCATCGActttgcgcgcgcggcgcacgttGCCGCATTGCCTGACGGCGAAggggcgctcgtcgcccgcctgACGGACTTgcgcgcgcaggtcgagcaTGCGCGTCTGGTGAACCACAGGCTCGCGCTAGCTGAAGCGGCGCTCGATCGGCGGCTGGAGATTGCCGCGCACAGGCGGGCACAGGTCGGCTTCATCGCGGACAGTGTGCGGGATGCGGGTC TCGCGCCATTACCCGACAaagccgaggacgtcgcgtctgccctgcgcgcgctgcatgACAAGCTCCATCCCCTCGAtacgccgacaccgagcaCCAAGCCGCACGCGCCCGAACTTGCcgacggctcgacggcgtgggaggcaggcagggcagCATACCTCTCCTGGGCGCTAGGCAAGGCgctgtcctcggcgtcggatGCACCGATCGGGGATAAGGTTGACGCGGCGGAGCGAGCAGCACACGAAGTCGCGACgaaggacgaggtcgacgcgctcgccaagatcGTGCAGTAG
- the HIR1 gene encoding Protein HIR1: MKVVKPNWVIHSTDEKQSRTPIYSISVHPDGTRLATGGQDNKVKIWSTLPILDSEAADNELNHKLLCTMASHTGPVLAVRWAHHGRYLASGSDDSVVLIWDIDPAGGGRVFGSEEFNVENWKALRRLVGHVADVVDCAWSRDDSMLASVGLDSKIFIWDGFSFEKLRTIDAHQGFVKGVTWDPVGNYLATQSDDKTVRIWNTDDWKEVQTVRKPFEMSPQSTFFRRLSWSPDGAFIAASNAMNGPVFVAAVIEREGWASDISFVGHQNTIQVAAFNPRLFFRAGEEHSRVTASCMVALGADDYTISIWRNTLHKPLAVIRDIFGRQLLDLCWANDGLTLYGCSADGTICAIQFEAKEFPELSGPDETTQILKEYEFKPKHHRPVRVLQSPADFTNAAPTNAVEHVNVLKPRKGKPAARRINLSGTMTGGSGANGISAQPSGSLGRAPLQRPTMQPPSPQLSRRGAADAFSFANDQPLSNRTGGDATARMFDEVDAMRAGDKRRAYDDDMRAVKHRSLGSARGHGPVTEIRAPRVVLSGGSGGGGGHLLPLPSIQSVVRVQQEEAGGVITAENAANENGRNSVSFSANGKDIIWIDYVPSPTLAVVATSAFCAAAAEDGTIRVYSVSGRHLASLKLPAPASELAGSKDMLLVTTVDCNVRVIDTRHGKTILQPTSISHLLNPPSSSSNPAATSTVESVLVRPNGCPVVVTSEPAAWAYDADFGGWTQIAAAWWSSSPLNEATRTRHARSGAGGGILAEIEQTVAAGAHGEPPHPKPDHWDLALSTGHYETRLRAARLLDSKEEYKHWLREYSKFLGQESFREQAEELVTELMGPLYNIPGNPKWEPNLFGGPKRDLAKDALNVMKVFPSLQQWAQEQLSVLRRIQQEEARWT; encoded by the exons atgAAGGTCGTCAAGCCCAACTGGGTCATCCACTCGACTG ATGAGAAGCAGTCGAGGACACCAATCTACTCCATCTCGGTGCATCCCGACGGCACGCGTCTAGCCACGGGCGGGCAGG ACAACAAGGTCAAGATCTGGTCCACCCTCCCGATCCTCGACTcggaggccgccgacaatgAGCTCAACCACAAGCTGCTGTGCACCATGGCCTCGCACACTG gccccgtcctcgccgtccgctgGGCCCACCACGGCCGCTACCTCGCCAGCGGGAGCGACGACTCGGTCGTGCTCATCTGGGACATTGACCC AGCGGGCGGAGGCCGTGTGTTCGGCTCGGAAGAGTTCAACGTCGAGAACTGGAAGGCCCtccgccgtctcgtcggccaCGTGGCCGACGTTGTCGACTGCGCGTGGagccgcgacgacagcatGCTCGCGTCCGTCGGGCTCGACTCGAAGATCTTCATCTGGGACGGCTTCTCGTTTG AGAAGCTGCGTACCATCGACGCGCACCAGGGCTTCGTCAAGGGTGTCACTTGGGACCCCGTTGGCAACTACCTTGCTACTCAG TCCGACGACAAGACGGTCCGTATCTGGAACACGGACGACTGGAAAGAGGTGCAGACGGTGCGCAAGCCGTTCGAGATGTCGCCCCAGTCGACCTTCTTCCGCCGCTTGAG TTGGTCACCCGACGGTGCGTTCATTGCCGCCTCCAACGCCATGAACGGCCCCGTGTTTGTTGCCGCAGTcatcgagcgcgagggctgGGCGTCGGACATTTCGTTCGTCGGCCATCAGAACACCATCCAGGTCGCCGCCTTCAACCCCCGCCTCTTCTTCCGCGCTGGCGAGGAGCACTCCAGAGTCACCGCCTCGTGCATGGTCGCgctcggtgccgacgacTACACAATCTCCATTTGGCGTAACACACTACACAAGCCACTGGCCGTCATCCGCGACATCTTCGggcgccagctgctcgacctgtGTTGGGCGAACGACGGCCTGACGCTCTACGGCTGCTCGGCCGACGGCACCATTTGTGCCATCCAGTTCGAGGCGAAGGAATTCCCAGAACTCTCGGGACCAGACGAGACAACACAGATTCTTAAGGAGTACGAGTTCAAGCCAAAGCATCACCGCCCAGTTCGCGTTCTCCAGTCACCCGCCGACTTCACTAACGCCGCTCCCaccaacgccgtcgagcacgtcaACGTCCTCAAGCCAAGGAAGGGCAAGCCTGCTGCACGCCGCATCAACCTGTCTGGTACCATGACTGGTGGCTCGGGCGCCAACGGAATCTCGGCTCAGCCCTCCGGCAGTCTCGGCCGTGCTCCCCTCCAGCGCCCTACCATGCAGCCGCCTTCGCCCCAGCTgtcccgccgcggcgcagccgaTGCGTTCAGCTTTGCCAACGACCAGCCGCTCAGCAACCGCACTGGCGGCGACGCTACCGCCCGCATgttcgacgaggtcgacgccatgCGCGCTGGTGACAAGCGCAGggcgtacgacgacgacatgcgcGCCGTCAAGCACCGCTCCCTTGGCTCGGCACGTGGCCATGGCCCCGTTACTGAGATTCGCGCCCCCAGGGTCGTATTGTCTGGTGGTtctggtggtggaggcggacACCTCTTGCCCCTTCCCTCCATCCAGAGCGTCGTTCGCGTCcagcaggaggaggctggcggcgtcatTACTGCCGAGAATGCTGCCAACGAGAACGGTCGCAACTCGGTCTCATTCTccgccaacggcaaggacATTATCTGGATCGACTATGTTCCCAGCCCTActcttgccgtcgtcgcgacctCTGCGTTCtgcgcggctgccgctgagGACGGCACGATCAGGGTGTACTCTGTGTCGGGGCGGCA CTTGGCTTCTCTCAAACTCCCTGCTCCGGCATCCGAGCTGGCTGGTAGCAAGGATATGCTCCTGGTCACCACTGTCGACTGCAATGTTCGCGTCAT cgacACGCGTCACGGCAAGACCATCCTTCAGCCCACCTCGATTTCGCACCTCCTCAACCCTCCGTCGTCCTCTTCAAACCCCGCGGCCACTAGCACGGTCGAGTCAGTGCTCGTGCGCCCTAACGGATGCCCAGTGGTCGTGACCTCGGAGCCAGCGGCGTGGGCGTACGACGCCGACTTTGGAGGCTGGACGCAgatcgccgcggcgtggtggagctcgtcgcctttgaacgaggcgacgcgcacgcgtCACGCCAGGTCaggggccggcggcggcattCTTGCGGAGATTGAGCAGactgttgctgctggcgcgcacggcgagcCGCCCCACCCCAAGCCTGACCACTGGGACCTCGCGCTGTCTACTGGCCACTACGAGACTCGTCTTCGCGCCGCACGCCTGCTCGACTCGAAGGAGGAGTACAAGCACTGGCTGCGGGAGTACTCCAAGTTCCTTGGCCAGGAGTCGTtccgcgagcaggccgaggagctggtcaCGGAGCTCATGGGACCGCTGTACAA taTCCCAGGCAACCCCAAGTGGGAGCCCAACCTCTTTGGCGGACCcaagcgcgacctcgccaaggaTGCGCTGAACGTCATGAAGGTGTTCCCGTCACTTCAGCAGTGGGCGCAGGAGCAGCTTTCGGTTCTGCGGCGTATCcagcaggaggaggcgagATGGACGTGA